The genomic stretch GATCGTGTTCATCACCCACAAGCTGCGCGAGGTCCGCGCGGTGGCGGATCGGATCACCGTGATCCGGCGCGGCGCCGTGGTGGGGGAGACCTCGCCGCGCTCCACCGAGACCGAGCTGGCAGGGCTGATGGTCGGCCGCGAGGTCAGCCTGACCACTGCCAAAGAGGTCGCCGATCCGGGCGAGGTCAGCTTCGAGGTGCGCGGACTGACCGTGCTCAACAGCGCAGACAAGATCGTCGTGGACGACGTGGACCTCTCCCTGCGGCGCGGGGAGATCCTGGTGATCGCCGGGGTCGACGGCAATGGACAGAGCGAGCTGGCTCAGACCATCCTCGGGATCCGGAGCCCGGTGGCAGGCAGCATTCTGCTCGATGACAAGGACCTGGCTCCGCTGAGCATCAAGCAGCGCCTGGCTGCGGGACTGGGCTTCGTGCCCGAGGATCGCAGCACCGACGGTGTCATCGGCGCATTCACCATCACCGAGAACTACGCCCTGGACATGTATGACCGACCGCCCTATGCCGGCGGGCCCGGCAACATCGCGCTGCGCCTTCCGGTGATGCGCGAGGCTGCGCAGACCCAGGCCGAACGCTTCGATGTGCGCATGGGCACCGTGGACGACCCGATCTCCACCCTCTCTGGGGGCAACCAGCAGAAGGTCGTGCTGGCCCGCGAGATGAGTCGAGACCTGCGGCTCTTTGTGGCCAGCCAGCCCACCCGTGGCCTGGACGTCGGCTCGATCGAGTTCGTGCACCGCACGATCATCGAGGAGCGGGACAAGGGGACCCCATGCCTGATCGTCTCCACCGAGCTCGATGAGGCGCTGAACCTGGCGGACCGGATCGCGGTGATGTACCGCGGCCGAGTCGTGGGCATCGTCCCGGCCAGCACCAGCCGCGACGTGCTGGGCCTGATGATGGCAGGAGTGCCCGCCGAGGAGGCGCAGACCCAGGCCGCCACCCACCACACCGTGCTGGCCGAGGCCGATGAGCGGGCCGAAGCAGAGGAGAACAAGTGAGCGCAACAGGGCCCCAGACCGGGATGACCCCTGCCCCGAAGCCCGAGCAGCAGAGCCCCTGGGCCGAGGCCGAAGGCCGACTCTCGCGCGCCCTGCGCGAGCTGGGTCAGACCTCCTGGGTGGTGACGGTCCTCGCCGTCGTCGTGGCCCTGGTGGTCGGCGCAGTGCTGATCCTCGCCGCCAGCCGGGACGTCCAGGCCAGCCTCAGCTACTTCTTCGCCCAGCCCAGCGCCTTCCTGGAGACCTCCTTCCAGGTGCTGCGCGAGGCCTACTCCGCATTGTTCCGCGGCGCCGTCTTCGACTGGCAGGCGCCCTCCGTGGCACGTTCGATCCGTCCGCTGACCGAGACCATGGTCTACTCGGTGCCGCTGATCCTGGCCGGACTGGGCATCGCGATCGGCTTCCGCTCCGGGATGCTGAACATCGGTGGTCAGGGCCAGATCATCCTTGGCGCGACCTCCGCCGGGTTCCTGGGCTACGCGCTCTCGATGCCGGTGGGGCTGCACGTGCTCCTGGCACTGGCCGGCGGCATCCTCGGCGGCGCCATCTGGGGCGGGATCGCAGGTGTGCTCAAGGCGCGCACCGGCGCCAATGAGGTGATCGTGACGATCATGCTCAACAACATCGCCATCTACCTCCTCGCCTATCTGCTGCAGCAGCAGTGGTTCAAGCAGACCGGCTCCAACCAGCCGCTCTCGAGCTCGGTGGATGAATCGGCGCAGCTCTTCTCCCTGCTGGGCCCCGGCTTCCGGCTCCACGCCGGCTTCCTGGTCGCGATCCTGGCGACCATCGCCGTCTGGTGGCTCCTGGAGCGGTCCACCCTGGGCTTCGAGTTCCGCGCCATCGGAGAGAACCCGGAGGCCGCCCGCACCGCGGGGATCAACGTGCCCAAGGCCACCGCGCTGGTGCTGGTGATCGCCGGTGGTCTCGCCGGGCTCGGCGGCGCCGCGCACGTGCTGGGCACCGAATACCGGCTGGCCGGCGGAGTCGCCGGCACGCTGGGCTTCGATGCCATCACGGTCGCGCTGCTCGGCCGCTCCAAGCCGCTGGGCACCTTCCTGGCCGGTCTGCTGCTGGGCGGGCTGCGTGCCGGCGGGGTGCTGATGCAGGCACAGACCGGCACCCCGATCGACATCGTGCTGGTCCTGCAGGCTGTGATCGTGCTGATGATCGCCGCACCGCCGCTGGTCCGGGCGATCTTCTTCCTGCCCCATGCCGACGGACGTCCCCGGATCGGGCGTCGCCGCGCGCGCAGCAAGACTCCCCGTGAGCATGCCGCCGCCGAGACCCCGGAGCGTGAGCTGCAGACCGCCGGCGCACCGAGCGCCCCACCCGGGACCGCAGCATCCGACACCGACACGCCGGGTCCTGAAGCACCGAACCCCGGTTCATCGAGCAGCAACCCACAGGAGCCTGGCAAGTGAGCGAACAGACCGTTGGCAGCACTGCCGTCCACGCCGAACCGGCGGAGCGGCCCTCCACCGGAGTCCGGCCGATCTCCTGGAAGTACCCGATCACCTACGCCGTGCTGGCGGTGCTGGGAGTGTTCTTCGCACTGACCACCCCGGCAGGAGCGCGTACCAATTTCCGGCTCTCCTCAGGACGGGACTTCTTCGAGATCCCGCTGGTGGAGCTGCCCTCGCGTCCAGCGGCCTGGATCCTGGCGGTGGCGCTGCTCGCCCTGGCCGGGCTCGCCATCTTCCAGGCGTCACGCCGGAGGAAGACCGGACTGTGGCTGCCGCTGCTCTTCGGGGTGCTCTTCGTGTTCGCCTTCCTGGTCTGGGCCGGTGCCGATCGCGGCGCCGTGATCCCGCTTGTCACCATGCTCACCGGAGCACTGGCCCTCTCGGTGCCGCTGATCTTCGGCGCCATGTGCGGGCTGGTGGGTGAGCGTTCGGGGGTGATCAACATCGCCATCGAGGCTCAGCTGCTGGCCGGGGCGTTCCTCGCCGCCGTGGCGGCCTCCGTGTTCACCAGCGCCTATATGGGTCTGGTG from Nesterenkonia sandarakina encodes the following:
- a CDS encoding ABC transporter ATP-binding protein, which produces MKLELRGVTKRFGSFTANDRISLTVQPGEIHALLGENGAGKSTLMNTIYGLYSPDEGEILLDDREVSFNGPGDAVAAGIGMVHQHFMLIPVFTVTESVALGYEPTRAAGIMDMAAARAKVLEISARFGFDVDPDARIEDLPVGAQQRVEIIKALSRDAKVLILDEPTAVLTPQETDELITIMGQLRDSGTSIVFITHKLREVRAVADRITVIRRGAVVGETSPRSTETELAGLMVGREVSLTTAKEVADPGEVSFEVRGLTVLNSADKIVVDDVDLSLRRGEILVIAGVDGNGQSELAQTILGIRSPVAGSILLDDKDLAPLSIKQRLAAGLGFVPEDRSTDGVIGAFTITENYALDMYDRPPYAGGPGNIALRLPVMREAAQTQAERFDVRMGTVDDPISTLSGGNQQKVVLAREMSRDLRLFVASQPTRGLDVGSIEFVHRTIIEERDKGTPCLIVSTELDEALNLADRIAVMYRGRVVGIVPASTSRDVLGLMMAGVPAEEAQTQAATHHTVLAEADERAEAEENK
- a CDS encoding ABC transporter permease; amino-acid sequence: MTPAPKPEQQSPWAEAEGRLSRALRELGQTSWVVTVLAVVVALVVGAVLILAASRDVQASLSYFFAQPSAFLETSFQVLREAYSALFRGAVFDWQAPSVARSIRPLTETMVYSVPLILAGLGIAIGFRSGMLNIGGQGQIILGATSAGFLGYALSMPVGLHVLLALAGGILGGAIWGGIAGVLKARTGANEVIVTIMLNNIAIYLLAYLLQQQWFKQTGSNQPLSSSVDESAQLFSLLGPGFRLHAGFLVAILATIAVWWLLERSTLGFEFRAIGENPEAARTAGINVPKATALVLVIAGGLAGLGGAAHVLGTEYRLAGGVAGTLGFDAITVALLGRSKPLGTFLAGLLLGGLRAGGVLMQAQTGTPIDIVLVLQAVIVLMIAAPPLVRAIFFLPHADGRPRIGRRRARSKTPREHAAAETPERELQTAGAPSAPPGTAASDTDTPGPEAPNPGSSSSNPQEPGK